In a genomic window of Papilio machaon chromosome 4, ilPapMach1.1, whole genome shotgun sequence:
- the LOC106720738 gene encoding serine/arginine repetitive matrix protein 2 isoform X6: MYNGIGLTTPRGSGTNGYVQRNWASVRKTKDSVNYRTEEEIAKLDSASNKQPNREILDHERKRKIEVKCAELEDSLEEQGLPREEIAARVAAFRAKLSESSSGDKDVPKDEFGRVAVRETHAVAEAQQEKNARLRDAFGISPRFVEGTSLDPERRAREEARRYPLVRTPSHEREERDTQLIKKKKKRSASPESKKSKKKKSKKNKKDKQESNKKKKKRSKSPNTDSSSSSDAAHESDSASSEDEKQKKKKKKKSSARHRASSEASSRESSPVKTTKDKRSERECEPVPDVVRSKRKENERDDLRRRNRSVSERRDEHTRNSRSDLRRREDRSSSKDDRRESPEYRQRSYVTKIVNKNRESLEDNLEKSRSGKRQRARSVSASDEEPPSRNKEYKAEKKRNDREKSDSAPPVKRKRSISVEYRRNDSYNNDIDRDVDRNRREGSYREERRTRRRSRSYEYRNDRGRESTLRKDKDERYDSKKYNDRQRLDRRDSYEKETRNKISRSSARGHRDSSTEYQCKDNRNKSTYKEPERYYKVSKPDRSVSSDSEEERPRNDRRDKEIKSKSRYYKDRDASPPAKEQNRKSPSPSRRQRDASLAKRRSSPSPSRRVPSPKHREANPKKRDPSPPTRRDSPAPRRRRDSTPPKKRELSPRKRNISPPKRDKSPSRNRDSLLSKRRDSSPPILVDSSSPRRGASSPSRKRNSSVSRRRDSPVRSRDSPQSRNYQRPSPKGSPLKKQDLSPLRKKEDKIKISLKDVEKRESRAVRKSATPDNRSNHRRSRSRSSSIPKKRGKKEKSETPNRKSKKRQGRRSSSPKDKNDKEKNNDRRERRSCRSRSHSNQRSRSTSSLSYSPARRSPERYKDIIEKLPEKDKRKYIKSPSDLHPKKKDVANYKPKTLCIRSSSSENADSEDDFLSLDTRDRQEELDIKEITWLKEKLARMAKATLGKATDEANASTSQPNSSVVEEQTSKVSPKPDKTNKSPQEENKITDKSNPPKEKSPVNVESSPEVKRVRSKSRSWSRSSSRRSRSRSKSPSRVKSRSREKSRSRDKSRSRDKSRSREKSRSRDNSRGKSRSRSRSRSRSRSSRSRSRSYSSSRRSRSSRSSSYSSRSTSRSSRSSSRSTRSSSAPIIDLTYESNRYKYRRRR, from the exons atGTACAATGGTATTGGATTGACGACTCCGAGAGGATCAGGAACTAATGGCTACGTTCAAAGGAATTGGGCCTCGGTTCGAAAAACCAAAGATTCTGTGAATTATCGCACCGAAGAGGAGATTGCTAAGTTGGATTCGGCGTCGAACAAGCAACCTAATCGTGAAATACTTGATCACgaaaggaaaagaaaaatagaagTAAAATGTGCAGAACTTGAAGATAGCTTGGAAGAACAGGG GTTGCCGAGGGAGGAGATAGCGGCGCGCGTGGCTGCCTTCAGAGCGAAGCTGTCAGAGTCCAGCAGTGGAGACAAGGACGTGCCCAAAGACGAATTCGGAAGAGTCGC CGTACGTGAGACGCACGCGGTCGCAGAAGCGCAACAGGAGAAGAACGCGCGTCTTCGGGATGCGTTCGGAATATCGCCGAGGTTCGTGGAGGGCACCAGTCTGGACCCTGAGAGACGCGCGCGCGAGGAAGCCCGCCGGTACCCGCTCGTGAGGACACCCAGTCATGAGCGAGAGGAGCGCGATACACAGCtcataaagaagaaaaagaaaagaag TGCATCACCAGAGTCTAAGAAGTCTAAGAAGAAGAAGtctaagaaaaataagaaagacaa ACAAGAAAGCaacaagaaaaagaagaagcgCTCCAAATCACCGAACACGGATAGTTCTAGCAGTTCAGATGCAGCGCACGAGAGCGACTCCGCCAGCTCCGAGGATGAAAAgcagaagaagaaaaaaaag AAAAAGTCGAGTGCCAGACACCGTGCAAGCAGTGAAGCATCCAGCCGCGAGAG TTCTCCAGTAAAAACgacaaaagataaaagatcAGAACGCGAATGTGAACCTGTACCAGATGTCGTACGAAGCAAGAGGAAAGAGAACGAACGCGATGATTTGCGACGTCGCAATAGAAGCGTTAGTGAACGTCGTGACGAGCACACGAGGAACTCTAGATCTGATCTGAGACGACGTGAAGATCGAAGCTCATCCAAAGATGACAGAAGAGAGTCGCCGGAGTATAGACAAAGATCTTATGTCAccaaaattgtaaacaaaaaccGTGAGTCTTTAGAAGACAATTTAGAAAAGTCACGGTCAGGAAAACGTCAAAGGGCACGATCTGTATCTGCATCTGACGAAGAACCGCCTTCaagaaataaagaatacaaggcagaaaaaaaacgaaatgatCGAGAAAAGAGTGACTCTGCTCCTCCGGTGAAGAGGAAACGCAGTATTTCTGTCGAATATCGTAGAAATGATTCATATAATAACGATATAGATCGAGATGTGGATAGGAATAGAAGAGAAGGTTCTTACCGTGAAGAAAGAAGAACTCGCCGAAGAAGCAGGTCGTACGAATATAGGAATGATAGAGGACGAGAGAGCACTCTTAGGAAAGATAAAGATGAAAGATACGacagtaaaaaatacaacGATCGACAAAGACTTGATCGTAGAGACAGTTATGAGAAAGAAacgagaaataaaataagtagatCCAGCGCAAGAGGACATCGGGATTCATCTACAGAATACCAATGCAAAGATAATAGAAACAAGTCAACATATAAAGAACCCGAAAGATATTACAAAGTTTCAAAACCTGATCGATCAGTCTCATCAGACTCTGAAGAGGAAAGGCCTCGCAATGACAGACgtgataaagaaataaaaagcaaaagcCGATATTATAAAGACAGAGATGCGTCTCCTCCGGCAAAGGAACAAAACAGAAAGAGTCCATCACCAAGTCGGAGACAGCGTGATGCATCTTTGGCTAAGAGACGAAGTTCTCCATCGCCCTCGCGACGTGTCCCGTCACCTAAACATCGAGAAGCTAATCCAAAGAAACGTGATCCTTCGCCGCCAACAAGGCGAGATTCACCAGCGCCGCGGCGACGACGAGATTCAACTCCGCCTAAGAAACGGGAATTGTCACCAAGAAAACGAAACATTTCTCCACCTAAACGTGATAAATCACCATCAAGAAACAGGGACTCATTGTTGTCAAAGAGACGTGATTCGTCACCACCAATACTCGTTGACTCTTCATCTCCAAGAAGGGGAGCATCTTCACCGTCAAGAAAACGCAATTCATCAGTCTCGAGAAGACGTGATTCACCAGTAAGAAGTCGCGATTCACCACAGTCGAGAAACTATCAGAGGCCTTCGCCTAAAGGTTCGCCTTTAAAGAAGCAAGACTTATCACCGCTCAGAAAAAAAGaagacaaaatcaaaatatcgCTCAAAGATGTCGAAAAACGTGAAAGCAGGGCTGTTAGAAAATCTGCAACACCTGACAACAGAAGTAACCATAGACGAAGCCGATCAAGATCATCTTCCATTCCCAAGAAAAGAGGCAAAAAAGAGAAAAGTGAAACTCCAAATCGTAAATCGAAGAAACGACAAGGAAGACGTTCTTCGTCACCTAAAGACAAAAACgataaagagaaaaacaatGATCGTAGGGAACGTCGTAGTTGTAGATCAAGATCTCATTCTAATCAAAGAAGCAGAAGCACATCGAGCCTCAGCTATTCTCCAGCAAGACGTAGCCCCGAACGCTACAAGgacattattgaaaaattaccCGAAAAAGATAAGCgtaaatacattaaatctCCATCTGACCTACACCCTAAAAAGAAAGACGTCGCAAACTACAAACCTAAAACTTTGTGTATAAGAAGTTCATCCAGTGAAAACGCCGATTCCGAAGATGATTTCTTATCACTGGACACGAGGGACAGACAGGAGGAATTggatattaaagaaataacttGGTTAAAAGAGAAATTAGCTCGCATGGCTAAAGCTACTTTGGGAAAGGCCACAGATGAAGCTAATGCTTCCACATCCCAACCTAACTCTAGCGTAGTAGAAGAACAAACTAGTAAAGTTAGCCCAAAACCGGATAAAACGAACAAATCCCCacaagaagaaaataaaattacggaTAAGTCCAATCCGCCAAAGGAGAAGAGTCCGGTTAATGTTGAAAGTTCACCAGAAGTCAAACGTGTGAGGAGTAAATCTCGCAGTTGGTCGCGCTCGTCCTCCCGACGCTCGCGGTCTCGCTCGAAATCTCCATCGCGAGTGAAATCACGATCCCGGGAAAAATCACGATCACGTGACAAGTCACGTTCCCGGGACAAGTCACGCTCTCGAGAAAAATCTCGCTCCCGTGACAATTCAAGAGGGAAATCTCGATCACGGTCAAGGTCACGCTCTCGCTCCAGGTCATCGCGTTCGAGGTCTCGTTCTTACTCCTCGTCaag GCGGTCACGCTCCAGTCGTTCCAGTTCTTACAGCAGCAGAAGTACTTCAAGATCCTCCCGCAGTTCTTCCAGGTCTACTCGCTCCTCCag CGCACCCATAATAGATCTTACATACGAATCGAACAGATACAAATATCGAAGAAGAAGGTGA
- the LOC106720738 gene encoding serine/arginine repetitive matrix protein 2 isoform X5, giving the protein MYNGIGLTTPRGSGTNGYVQRNWASVRKTKDSVNYRTEEEIAKLDSASNKQPNREILDHERKRKIEVKCAELEDSLEEQGLPREEIAARVAAFRAKLSESSSGDKDVPKDEFGRVAVRETHAVAEAQQEKNARLRDAFGISPRFVEGTSLDPERRAREEARRYPLVRTPSHEREERDTQLIKKKKKRSASPESKKSKKKKSKKNKKDKQESNKKKKKRSKSPNTDSSSSSDAAHESDSASSEDEKQKKKKKKKSSARHRASSEASSRESSPVKTTKDKRSERECEPVPDVVRSKRKENERDDLRRRNRSVSERRDEHTRNSRSDLRRREDRSSSKDDRRESPEYRQRSYVTKIVNKNRESLEDNLEKSRSGKRQRARSVSASDEEPPSRNKEYKAEKKRNDREKSDSAPPVKRKRSISVEYRRNDSYNNDIDRDVDRNRREGSYREERRTRRRSRSYEYRNDRGRESTLRKDKDERYDSKKYNDRQRLDRRDSYEKETRNKISRSSARGHRDSSTEYQCKDNRNKSTYKEPERYYKVSKPDRSVSSDSEEERPRNDRRDKEIKSKSRYYKDRDASPPAKEQNRKSPSPSRRQRDASLAKRRSSPSPSRRVPSPKHREANPKKRDPSPPTRRDSPAPRRRRDSTPPKKRELSPRKRNISPPKRDKSPSRNRDSLLSKRRDSSPPILVDSSSPRRGASSPSRKRNSSVSRRRDSPVRSRDSPQSRNYQRPSPKGSPLKKQDLSPLRKKEDKIKISLKDVEKRESRAVRKSATPDNRSNHRRSRSRSSSIPKKRGKKEKSETPNRKSKKRQGRRSSSPKDKNDKEKNNDRRERRSCRSRSHSNQRSRSTSSLSYSPARRSPERYKDIIEKLPEKDKRKYIKSPSDLHPKKKDVANYKPKTLCIRSSSSENADSEDDFLSLDTRDRQEELDIKEITWLKEKLARMAKATLGKATDEANASTSQPNSSVVEEQTSKVSPKPDKTNKSPQEENKITDKSNPPKEKSPVNVESSPEVKRVRSKSRSWSRSSSRRSRSRSKSPSRVKSRSREKSRSRDKSRSRDKSRSREKSRSRDNSRGKSRSRSRSRSRSRSSRSRSRSYSSSRRSRSSRSSSYSSRSTSRSSRSSSRSTRSSRTMTGVYADYRRSSFARRTRTRSRSLSIPRRAGSPSFLDRRRITRKKSRKSSTSSEDTSSSSD; this is encoded by the exons atGTACAATGGTATTGGATTGACGACTCCGAGAGGATCAGGAACTAATGGCTACGTTCAAAGGAATTGGGCCTCGGTTCGAAAAACCAAAGATTCTGTGAATTATCGCACCGAAGAGGAGATTGCTAAGTTGGATTCGGCGTCGAACAAGCAACCTAATCGTGAAATACTTGATCACgaaaggaaaagaaaaatagaagTAAAATGTGCAGAACTTGAAGATAGCTTGGAAGAACAGGG GTTGCCGAGGGAGGAGATAGCGGCGCGCGTGGCTGCCTTCAGAGCGAAGCTGTCAGAGTCCAGCAGTGGAGACAAGGACGTGCCCAAAGACGAATTCGGAAGAGTCGC CGTACGTGAGACGCACGCGGTCGCAGAAGCGCAACAGGAGAAGAACGCGCGTCTTCGGGATGCGTTCGGAATATCGCCGAGGTTCGTGGAGGGCACCAGTCTGGACCCTGAGAGACGCGCGCGCGAGGAAGCCCGCCGGTACCCGCTCGTGAGGACACCCAGTCATGAGCGAGAGGAGCGCGATACACAGCtcataaagaagaaaaagaaaagaag TGCATCACCAGAGTCTAAGAAGTCTAAGAAGAAGAAGtctaagaaaaataagaaagacaa ACAAGAAAGCaacaagaaaaagaagaagcgCTCCAAATCACCGAACACGGATAGTTCTAGCAGTTCAGATGCAGCGCACGAGAGCGACTCCGCCAGCTCCGAGGATGAAAAgcagaagaagaaaaaaaag AAAAAGTCGAGTGCCAGACACCGTGCAAGCAGTGAAGCATCCAGCCGCGAGAG TTCTCCAGTAAAAACgacaaaagataaaagatcAGAACGCGAATGTGAACCTGTACCAGATGTCGTACGAAGCAAGAGGAAAGAGAACGAACGCGATGATTTGCGACGTCGCAATAGAAGCGTTAGTGAACGTCGTGACGAGCACACGAGGAACTCTAGATCTGATCTGAGACGACGTGAAGATCGAAGCTCATCCAAAGATGACAGAAGAGAGTCGCCGGAGTATAGACAAAGATCTTATGTCAccaaaattgtaaacaaaaaccGTGAGTCTTTAGAAGACAATTTAGAAAAGTCACGGTCAGGAAAACGTCAAAGGGCACGATCTGTATCTGCATCTGACGAAGAACCGCCTTCaagaaataaagaatacaaggcagaaaaaaaacgaaatgatCGAGAAAAGAGTGACTCTGCTCCTCCGGTGAAGAGGAAACGCAGTATTTCTGTCGAATATCGTAGAAATGATTCATATAATAACGATATAGATCGAGATGTGGATAGGAATAGAAGAGAAGGTTCTTACCGTGAAGAAAGAAGAACTCGCCGAAGAAGCAGGTCGTACGAATATAGGAATGATAGAGGACGAGAGAGCACTCTTAGGAAAGATAAAGATGAAAGATACGacagtaaaaaatacaacGATCGACAAAGACTTGATCGTAGAGACAGTTATGAGAAAGAAacgagaaataaaataagtagatCCAGCGCAAGAGGACATCGGGATTCATCTACAGAATACCAATGCAAAGATAATAGAAACAAGTCAACATATAAAGAACCCGAAAGATATTACAAAGTTTCAAAACCTGATCGATCAGTCTCATCAGACTCTGAAGAGGAAAGGCCTCGCAATGACAGACgtgataaagaaataaaaagcaaaagcCGATATTATAAAGACAGAGATGCGTCTCCTCCGGCAAAGGAACAAAACAGAAAGAGTCCATCACCAAGTCGGAGACAGCGTGATGCATCTTTGGCTAAGAGACGAAGTTCTCCATCGCCCTCGCGACGTGTCCCGTCACCTAAACATCGAGAAGCTAATCCAAAGAAACGTGATCCTTCGCCGCCAACAAGGCGAGATTCACCAGCGCCGCGGCGACGACGAGATTCAACTCCGCCTAAGAAACGGGAATTGTCACCAAGAAAACGAAACATTTCTCCACCTAAACGTGATAAATCACCATCAAGAAACAGGGACTCATTGTTGTCAAAGAGACGTGATTCGTCACCACCAATACTCGTTGACTCTTCATCTCCAAGAAGGGGAGCATCTTCACCGTCAAGAAAACGCAATTCATCAGTCTCGAGAAGACGTGATTCACCAGTAAGAAGTCGCGATTCACCACAGTCGAGAAACTATCAGAGGCCTTCGCCTAAAGGTTCGCCTTTAAAGAAGCAAGACTTATCACCGCTCAGAAAAAAAGaagacaaaatcaaaatatcgCTCAAAGATGTCGAAAAACGTGAAAGCAGGGCTGTTAGAAAATCTGCAACACCTGACAACAGAAGTAACCATAGACGAAGCCGATCAAGATCATCTTCCATTCCCAAGAAAAGAGGCAAAAAAGAGAAAAGTGAAACTCCAAATCGTAAATCGAAGAAACGACAAGGAAGACGTTCTTCGTCACCTAAAGACAAAAACgataaagagaaaaacaatGATCGTAGGGAACGTCGTAGTTGTAGATCAAGATCTCATTCTAATCAAAGAAGCAGAAGCACATCGAGCCTCAGCTATTCTCCAGCAAGACGTAGCCCCGAACGCTACAAGgacattattgaaaaattaccCGAAAAAGATAAGCgtaaatacattaaatctCCATCTGACCTACACCCTAAAAAGAAAGACGTCGCAAACTACAAACCTAAAACTTTGTGTATAAGAAGTTCATCCAGTGAAAACGCCGATTCCGAAGATGATTTCTTATCACTGGACACGAGGGACAGACAGGAGGAATTggatattaaagaaataacttGGTTAAAAGAGAAATTAGCTCGCATGGCTAAAGCTACTTTGGGAAAGGCCACAGATGAAGCTAATGCTTCCACATCCCAACCTAACTCTAGCGTAGTAGAAGAACAAACTAGTAAAGTTAGCCCAAAACCGGATAAAACGAACAAATCCCCacaagaagaaaataaaattacggaTAAGTCCAATCCGCCAAAGGAGAAGAGTCCGGTTAATGTTGAAAGTTCACCAGAAGTCAAACGTGTGAGGAGTAAATCTCGCAGTTGGTCGCGCTCGTCCTCCCGACGCTCGCGGTCTCGCTCGAAATCTCCATCGCGAGTGAAATCACGATCCCGGGAAAAATCACGATCACGTGACAAGTCACGTTCCCGGGACAAGTCACGCTCTCGAGAAAAATCTCGCTCCCGTGACAATTCAAGAGGGAAATCTCGATCACGGTCAAGGTCACGCTCTCGCTCCAGGTCATCGCGTTCGAGGTCTCGTTCTTACTCCTCGTCaag GCGGTCACGCTCCAGTCGTTCCAGTTCTTACAGCAGCAGAAGTACTTCAAGATCCTCCCGCAGTTCTTCCAGGTCTACTCGCTCCTCCag AACAATGACGGGCGTGTACGCCGATTACCGTAGATCGAGCTTTGCGCGGAGAACGCGCACGCGCTCGCGCTCGCTCTCCATACCGCGGCGCGCGGGCTCGCCCAGCTTCCTCGACAGGAGGCGCATCACGAG aaaaaagTCACGAAAATCTAGCACGAGTTCTGAAGACACGAGCAGTAGCTCCGATTAG
- the LOC106720738 gene encoding serine/arginine repetitive matrix protein 2 isoform X7: protein MYNGIGLTTPRGSGTNGYVQRNWASVRKTKDSVNYRTEEEIAKLDSASNKQPNREILDHERKRKIEVKCAELEDSLEEQGLPREEIAARVAAFRAKLSESSSGDKDVPKDEFGRVAVRETHAVAEAQQEKNARLRDAFGISPRFVEGTSLDPERRAREEARRYPLVRTPSHEREERDTQLIKKKKKRSASPESKKSKKKKSKKNKKDKQESNKKKKKRSKSPNTDSSSSSDAAHESDSASSEDEKQKKKKKKKSSARHRASSEASSRESSPVKTTKDKRSERECEPVPDVVRSKRKENERDDLRRRNRSVSERRDEHTRNSRSDLRRREDRSSSKDDRRESPEYRQRSYVTKIVNKNRESLEDNLEKSRSGKRQRARSVSASDEEPPSRNKEYKAEKKRNDREKSDSAPPVKRKRSISVEYRRNDSYNNDIDRDVDRNRREGSYREERRTRRRSRSYEYRNDRGRESTLRKDKDERYDSKKYNDRQRLDRRDSYEKETRNKISRSSARGHRDSSTEYQCKDNRNKSTYKEPERYYKVSKPDRSVSSDSEEERPRNDRRDKEIKSKSRYYKDRDASPPAKEQNRKSPSPSRRQRDASLAKRRSSPSPSRRVPSPKHREANPKKRDPSPPTRRDSPAPRRRRDSTPPKKRELSPRKRNISPPKRDKSPSRNRDSLLSKRRDSSPPILVDSSSPRRGASSPSRKRNSSVSRRRDSPVRSRDSPQSRNYQRPSPKGSPLKKQDLSPLRKKEDKIKISLKDVEKRESRAVRKSATPDNRSNHRRSRSRSSSIPKKRGKKEKSETPNRKSKKRQGRRSSSPKDKNDKEKNNDRRERRSCRSRSHSNQRSRSTSSLSYSPARRSPERYKDIIEKLPEKDKRKYIKSPSDLHPKKKDVANYKPKTLCIRSSSSENADSEDDFLSLDTRDRQEELDIKEITWLKEKLARMAKATLGKATDEANASTSQPNSSVVEEQTSKVSPKPDKTNKSPQEENKITDKSNPPKEKSPVNVESSPEVKRVRSKSRSWSRSSSRRSRSRSKSPSRVKSRSREKSRSRDKSRSRDKSRSREKSRSRDNSRGKSRSRSRSRSRSRSSRSRSRSYSSSRRSRSSRSSSYSSRSTSRSSRSSSRSTRSSRKKSRKSSTSSEDTSSSSD, encoded by the exons atGTACAATGGTATTGGATTGACGACTCCGAGAGGATCAGGAACTAATGGCTACGTTCAAAGGAATTGGGCCTCGGTTCGAAAAACCAAAGATTCTGTGAATTATCGCACCGAAGAGGAGATTGCTAAGTTGGATTCGGCGTCGAACAAGCAACCTAATCGTGAAATACTTGATCACgaaaggaaaagaaaaatagaagTAAAATGTGCAGAACTTGAAGATAGCTTGGAAGAACAGGG GTTGCCGAGGGAGGAGATAGCGGCGCGCGTGGCTGCCTTCAGAGCGAAGCTGTCAGAGTCCAGCAGTGGAGACAAGGACGTGCCCAAAGACGAATTCGGAAGAGTCGC CGTACGTGAGACGCACGCGGTCGCAGAAGCGCAACAGGAGAAGAACGCGCGTCTTCGGGATGCGTTCGGAATATCGCCGAGGTTCGTGGAGGGCACCAGTCTGGACCCTGAGAGACGCGCGCGCGAGGAAGCCCGCCGGTACCCGCTCGTGAGGACACCCAGTCATGAGCGAGAGGAGCGCGATACACAGCtcataaagaagaaaaagaaaagaag TGCATCACCAGAGTCTAAGAAGTCTAAGAAGAAGAAGtctaagaaaaataagaaagacaa ACAAGAAAGCaacaagaaaaagaagaagcgCTCCAAATCACCGAACACGGATAGTTCTAGCAGTTCAGATGCAGCGCACGAGAGCGACTCCGCCAGCTCCGAGGATGAAAAgcagaagaagaaaaaaaag AAAAAGTCGAGTGCCAGACACCGTGCAAGCAGTGAAGCATCCAGCCGCGAGAG TTCTCCAGTAAAAACgacaaaagataaaagatcAGAACGCGAATGTGAACCTGTACCAGATGTCGTACGAAGCAAGAGGAAAGAGAACGAACGCGATGATTTGCGACGTCGCAATAGAAGCGTTAGTGAACGTCGTGACGAGCACACGAGGAACTCTAGATCTGATCTGAGACGACGTGAAGATCGAAGCTCATCCAAAGATGACAGAAGAGAGTCGCCGGAGTATAGACAAAGATCTTATGTCAccaaaattgtaaacaaaaaccGTGAGTCTTTAGAAGACAATTTAGAAAAGTCACGGTCAGGAAAACGTCAAAGGGCACGATCTGTATCTGCATCTGACGAAGAACCGCCTTCaagaaataaagaatacaaggcagaaaaaaaacgaaatgatCGAGAAAAGAGTGACTCTGCTCCTCCGGTGAAGAGGAAACGCAGTATTTCTGTCGAATATCGTAGAAATGATTCATATAATAACGATATAGATCGAGATGTGGATAGGAATAGAAGAGAAGGTTCTTACCGTGAAGAAAGAAGAACTCGCCGAAGAAGCAGGTCGTACGAATATAGGAATGATAGAGGACGAGAGAGCACTCTTAGGAAAGATAAAGATGAAAGATACGacagtaaaaaatacaacGATCGACAAAGACTTGATCGTAGAGACAGTTATGAGAAAGAAacgagaaataaaataagtagatCCAGCGCAAGAGGACATCGGGATTCATCTACAGAATACCAATGCAAAGATAATAGAAACAAGTCAACATATAAAGAACCCGAAAGATATTACAAAGTTTCAAAACCTGATCGATCAGTCTCATCAGACTCTGAAGAGGAAAGGCCTCGCAATGACAGACgtgataaagaaataaaaagcaaaagcCGATATTATAAAGACAGAGATGCGTCTCCTCCGGCAAAGGAACAAAACAGAAAGAGTCCATCACCAAGTCGGAGACAGCGTGATGCATCTTTGGCTAAGAGACGAAGTTCTCCATCGCCCTCGCGACGTGTCCCGTCACCTAAACATCGAGAAGCTAATCCAAAGAAACGTGATCCTTCGCCGCCAACAAGGCGAGATTCACCAGCGCCGCGGCGACGACGAGATTCAACTCCGCCTAAGAAACGGGAATTGTCACCAAGAAAACGAAACATTTCTCCACCTAAACGTGATAAATCACCATCAAGAAACAGGGACTCATTGTTGTCAAAGAGACGTGATTCGTCACCACCAATACTCGTTGACTCTTCATCTCCAAGAAGGGGAGCATCTTCACCGTCAAGAAAACGCAATTCATCAGTCTCGAGAAGACGTGATTCACCAGTAAGAAGTCGCGATTCACCACAGTCGAGAAACTATCAGAGGCCTTCGCCTAAAGGTTCGCCTTTAAAGAAGCAAGACTTATCACCGCTCAGAAAAAAAGaagacaaaatcaaaatatcgCTCAAAGATGTCGAAAAACGTGAAAGCAGGGCTGTTAGAAAATCTGCAACACCTGACAACAGAAGTAACCATAGACGAAGCCGATCAAGATCATCTTCCATTCCCAAGAAAAGAGGCAAAAAAGAGAAAAGTGAAACTCCAAATCGTAAATCGAAGAAACGACAAGGAAGACGTTCTTCGTCACCTAAAGACAAAAACgataaagagaaaaacaatGATCGTAGGGAACGTCGTAGTTGTAGATCAAGATCTCATTCTAATCAAAGAAGCAGAAGCACATCGAGCCTCAGCTATTCTCCAGCAAGACGTAGCCCCGAACGCTACAAGgacattattgaaaaattaccCGAAAAAGATAAGCgtaaatacattaaatctCCATCTGACCTACACCCTAAAAAGAAAGACGTCGCAAACTACAAACCTAAAACTTTGTGTATAAGAAGTTCATCCAGTGAAAACGCCGATTCCGAAGATGATTTCTTATCACTGGACACGAGGGACAGACAGGAGGAATTggatattaaagaaataacttGGTTAAAAGAGAAATTAGCTCGCATGGCTAAAGCTACTTTGGGAAAGGCCACAGATGAAGCTAATGCTTCCACATCCCAACCTAACTCTAGCGTAGTAGAAGAACAAACTAGTAAAGTTAGCCCAAAACCGGATAAAACGAACAAATCCCCacaagaagaaaataaaattacggaTAAGTCCAATCCGCCAAAGGAGAAGAGTCCGGTTAATGTTGAAAGTTCACCAGAAGTCAAACGTGTGAGGAGTAAATCTCGCAGTTGGTCGCGCTCGTCCTCCCGACGCTCGCGGTCTCGCTCGAAATCTCCATCGCGAGTGAAATCACGATCCCGGGAAAAATCACGATCACGTGACAAGTCACGTTCCCGGGACAAGTCACGCTCTCGAGAAAAATCTCGCTCCCGTGACAATTCAAGAGGGAAATCTCGATCACGGTCAAGGTCACGCTCTCGCTCCAGGTCATCGCGTTCGAGGTCTCGTTCTTACTCCTCGTCaag GCGGTCACGCTCCAGTCGTTCCAGTTCTTACAGCAGCAGAAGTACTTCAAGATCCTCCCGCAGTTCTTCCAGGTCTACTCGCTCCTCCag aaaaaagTCACGAAAATCTAGCACGAGTTCTGAAGACACGAGCAGTAGCTCCGATTAG